CGTGATTGTAGGCCGTAATCGCCAGCGGCCACGACCCCAGCGCCTCGTAGTCGCGGCGCAGATAAACCGCCGCCGCGGCGGTCGCCGTAAACGGGTCTCGGCGTTCGTCCAGAACGTCGTCGACGCGCATGAAACGGCTGGCCGTCGCCGGCATGAACTGCCAGATGCCCGCCGCGCCAACCTTGGAGTAGGCGTGGACATTGAAGCACGACTCGACCATCGGCAGGCGGGTCAGCTCGAGCGGCAGACCCTCGCGGGCGAAGACCCTTTCCATCGTCGGCCAGTACCGCCGCGCCGTTTCAAGGCCGGTTCCGAACCGCTCGCGCAAACCCGTCTGGGAGCGCAGTCGATCGGGTGCCGCCGCCTTGAGGAACCTGGCCGGATCGGGATCGTCCGCGAACAGGCGCGCTACGGCGCGCTCTTCGGCGGTCGCATCCGCCTGCGCACCGCCGCTCTGGTGCAGTCCGACCAGCAGCGCCCGGATACGTTCGATTTCGCTTTCCACCCGAGCTTTGCGATACGCGGCAATATCCGTATCGCTCAAGTCGCTGGCGGCCAGATCGCTGAAGTCCAGCACCACGTAAACGCGGTCCAGTTTACGCGTGTCGTGGATCGCCACCTCGTTGCGAGAATAGGTCGCGTATACCTGCTTCCAGAAATCGACTTGCGGCCGCAGCCGCGGCAGGTCGGGGATGGGAACGTCGCGTCGCGCCGCGGCTTGGCCGGCCGCCACCAGTGCGCATACCGCCGCCGCCATCAGCCAGGCTACCGATCGAACCGCCTTCGGCATTCCTGCTCCCGCTCTGCTCCTGTACCGCCTCACCATCCCACCATGGCTCCGTGCCCGCACTGCGTGCCTTCCAGGAGCCTGTCGGAGAAAGGCCCGCTGGTGCTTCGACAAGCTCAGCACGAGCGGGCTCTGCCTTGATTTCACAGCATTTTCCGCTCGCCCTGAGCCCGTCGAAGGGCGAGGGGCCGCTTTCTCCGACAGGCTCCTGGAACGAAGGTAGCAGACGCTTTCCGAGGCGGTCAACGTGGAATCGCGCACTATACCGCAACGCCCGTCGGTTGCGCCGCGCGCTGTGCGTCCGGCCCCGCCACAGGAACGTAAAGCGTGAACGTCGCGCCCGCCCCCGGCGCGGCCTCGACCGTAATCGTCCCGCCGTGCCGCCGCGCAATGCCGTACGACACGCTCAAGCCTAGCCCCGTCCCACGGCCAACCGGCTTGGTCGTGAAAAACGGCTCGAACACCCGAGCCCGCGTCGCGTCCGGCATGCCGGGACCGTCGTCGCGAACCGCCACCGCCACGCGCGTCCGTTCGCCGTCCGCGGCCGGCACCAGCCGAGTCGAAATCCAGACGTTGCCCGGTCCATCGCCGATGGCGTCAGCGGCATTCACCAGCAGATTCATGAAGACCTGATTGATCTGGTCGGGCCGGCAGGCCACGAGCGGAATCGTACCGTAGGCGCGGTGGACGGTGATGTGCCCCACCCATCGGTGCGCCAGCAGCGCCACGGTGCTGTCCAATCCCCGGTGCAGGTCAGCCGCCCGCAGCGCGGTGCGTTCGTCGCTGC
This Candidatus Binatia bacterium DNA region includes the following protein-coding sequences:
- a CDS encoding transglycosylase SLT domain-containing protein, which codes for MPKAVRSVAWLMAAAVCALVAAGQAAARRDVPIPDLPRLRPQVDFWKQVYATYSRNEVAIHDTRKLDRVYVVLDFSDLAASDLSDTDIAAYRKARVESEIERIRALLVGLHQSGGAQADATAEERAVARLFADDPDPARFLKAAAPDRLRSQTGLRERFGTGLETARRYWPTMERVFAREGLPLELTRLPMVESCFNVHAYSKVGAAGIWQFMPATASRFMRVDDVLDERRDPFTATAAAAVYLRRDYEALGSWPLAITAYNHGRAGVQRAVNSVGSTDLQDIVERYDGPAFKFASRNFYAEFLAALEVEREVDRHFPYLAEWPPIRLDAVTLTVPATFASLAAAAEMEPSDLAVINPALGAPVVAGRASVPGGYTLRLPAGRGEAFRRRHAALTERERRERATAARQREETRRASGSAPSRNVRTHRVRSGQTLSEIARRYGTTVEALKRRNGLGKRSTVRAGQTLAIPAG